The genomic window GCTGGATCAGGCGACGCAGCGGTCGGGCGCCGAAGGCCGGGTCATAACCGCGGTCCGCGAGCCAACTCTTGCCCGCGTCGGAGACCCGCAGGGTCAGGCGGCGTTCGGACAGTCGCTCGGCGAGCGCGCCCAGCTGGATGTCGACGATACCGACCAGCTGTTCCTGCGACAGGGGCTCGAAGACGACCACGTCGTCGAGACGGTTGATGAACTCCGGCTTGAAGGCCGACTTCACCGCCGCCATGATCTGCTCGCGGTCGCCGCCGGCGCCCAGGTTGGAGGTCAGGATGATGACGGTGTTGCGGAAATCCACCGTGCGCCCCTGGCCGTCGGTGAGGCGACCGTCGTCCAGCACCTGCAGCAGCACGTCGAAGACGTCCGGATGGGCCTTCTCCACCTCGTCGAAGAGCACGAGGCTGTACGGGCGACGACGGACGGCCTCGGTGAGCTGGCCGCCGGTCTCGTAACCGACGTATCCCGGAGGGGCGCCGACCAGGCGGGAGACGGAGTGCTTCTCCCCGTACTCGGACATGTCGATGCGCACCATGGAACGCTCGTCGTCGAAGAGAAACTCCGACAGCGTCTTGGCCAGCTCCGTCTTACCCACGCCAGTGGGGCCGAGGAAGAGGAAGGAGCCGATCGGTCGGTTCGGGTCGGAGACCCCGGCGCGCGAGCGGCGCACCGCATCGGAGACGGCGCCCACGGCCTCGTGCTGGCCGACGACGCGTTTGCCCAGCACGGACTCCATGTGCAGCAGCTTCTCGGTCTCGCCCTGCATCATCTTGCCGGCCGGGATGCCGGTCCAGGCGGAGACGACGTCGGCGATGACGTCGGGGGTGACTTCCTCGGCCAACATGCCGGATCCGTGACGGTCCTCCGCCGCGGTCTCAGCGTCCTCGAGCTGCTTCTCGAGCTCGGGGATGCGCCCGTAGCGCAGTTCGGAGACGCGTGCGTAGTCACCGTCGCGCTCGGCGATCTCGGACTCGTTGCGCAGCTGCTCGAGCTCCTCCTTCACCGCCTGGACCTGGTCGATCGCGCCCTTCTCGTTGGCCCAGCGGGCCTTGAGCTCACCGAGTTTCTCGCGTTCGTCGGCGAGCTGGATCTGCAGGTCGGCCAGTCGTTCCTGGGAGGCCGCGTCGGTCTCCTTCTGCAGCGCGATCTCCTCGATCTCGAGGCGGCGGACGATGCGCTCGAGTTCGTCGATCTCCTCCGGGGAGGAGTCGATCTCCATGCGCAGACGCGAACCGGCCTCGTCGACCAGGTCGATGGCCTTGTCCGGCAGGAAGCGGTTGGTGATGTAGCGGTTGGACAGCTCGGAGGCCGCGACCAGGGCGGAATCCTGGATGCGGATGCCGTGGTGGACTTCGTAGCGTTCCTTGAGGCCGCGCAGGATGCCGATGGTGTCTTCCACGCTGGGCTCACCGACGTAGACCTGCTGGAAACGGCGCTCGAGGGCGGCGTCCTTCTCGATGTACTTGCGGTACTCGTCCAGGGTCGTGGCGCCGACCAGTCGCAGTTCACCGCGGGCGAGCATCGGCTTGATCATGTTGCCCGCGTCCATGGCGCCTTCGCCGGACGCACCGGCGCCGACGATGGTGTGCAGCTCATCGATGAAGGTGATGATCTGGCCGTCGGATTCCTTGATCTCCTCGAGGACGGCCTTGAGCCGCTCCTCGAATTCGCCACGGTACTTCGCGCCCGCGACCATGGCGGACAGGTCCAGCGAGACCAGGGTCTTGCCCTTGAGCGATTCCGGGACGTCGCCGGCGACCATGCGGCGGGCGAGGCCTTCCACGATCGCGGTCTTGCCGACGCCGGGCTCGCCAATGAGCACGGGGTTGTTCTTCGTGCGGCGGCTGAGCACCTGCACGACGCGGCGGATCTCCTGGTCGCGGCCGATGACCGGATCGATGCGGCCTTCGCGCGCCCGGGCGGTCAGGTCGGTGGAGTACTTCTCCAGGGCCTGGAACTGACCCTCCGGGTCCTGGGTGGTGACCTTCTTGGAGCCACGCACCGCCGGGAAGGCCTCCTTGATCGCGTCATAGGTGGCGCCGCGCTTGGTCAGCAGCTCCGCGGCGTCGGACTTGCCGCGGGCGACGCCGGCGAGCAGCACCTCGGTGGAGACGTATTCGTCGCCGAGTTCACCGGCGAGCTCCTGCGCGGCGGTCATGGCGTTGAGCGCGTCGCGGTTGAAGTTCGGGTTAGCCATGCCGGCGCCCTCGGCCTTCGGGTAGCCGTCGATGAGTTCGTTGGCTTCGCGGATAATCGTGTCGGGGTCGACGCCGGTGGCTTTGAGCACCGGCGCGGCGACGCCGTCCTCCTGCCCCAGGATCGCAGCCAGCAGGTGCGCGGGCCGGATGTCGGGGTTGCCGTTGGCGGAAGACTGCTGGAGGGCCGTCTGGATGGCTTCCTGCGTCTTCGTGGTGGGGTTGAACTGGCTCATGAGGGCGAGTTCCTTTCTTTCCTAAATTTCTTTTGTCACCAAGTACAACGCTCTAGGGTTGAGTCTATTCCACTCAACCCAAAAAAGTTTGAGCCTGTGAGACTCAAGTTTAGAGAAAGAAAGGCGTCAGGGAGAAGGGTCATGCAAGAATTCATCCCGGAGCTAGCGCCCCCGCCCTTCACCGTGCAGCCGTGGCGACGCCCACCGTC from Corynebacterium maris DSM 45190 includes these protein-coding regions:
- the clpB gene encoding ATP-dependent chaperone ClpB, giving the protein MSQFNPTTKTQEAIQTALQQSSANGNPDIRPAHLLAAILGQEDGVAAPVLKATGVDPDTIIREANELIDGYPKAEGAGMANPNFNRDALNAMTAAQELAGELGDEYVSTEVLLAGVARGKSDAAELLTKRGATYDAIKEAFPAVRGSKKVTTQDPEGQFQALEKYSTDLTARAREGRIDPVIGRDQEIRRVVQVLSRRTKNNPVLIGEPGVGKTAIVEGLARRMVAGDVPESLKGKTLVSLDLSAMVAGAKYRGEFEERLKAVLEEIKESDGQIITFIDELHTIVGAGASGEGAMDAGNMIKPMLARGELRLVGATTLDEYRKYIEKDAALERRFQQVYVGEPSVEDTIGILRGLKERYEVHHGIRIQDSALVAASELSNRYITNRFLPDKAIDLVDEAGSRLRMEIDSSPEEIDELERIVRRLEIEEIALQKETDAASQERLADLQIQLADEREKLGELKARWANEKGAIDQVQAVKEELEQLRNESEIAERDGDYARVSELRYGRIPELEKQLEDAETAAEDRHGSGMLAEEVTPDVIADVVSAWTGIPAGKMMQGETEKLLHMESVLGKRVVGQHEAVGAVSDAVRRSRAGVSDPNRPIGSFLFLGPTGVGKTELAKTLSEFLFDDERSMVRIDMSEYGEKHSVSRLVGAPPGYVGYETGGQLTEAVRRRPYSLVLFDEVEKAHPDVFDVLLQVLDDGRLTDGQGRTVDFRNTVIILTSNLGAGGDREQIMAAVKSAFKPEFINRLDDVVVFEPLSQEQLVGIVDIQLGALAERLSERRLTLRVSDAGKSWLADRGYDPAFGARPLRRLIQQAIGDKLAKKLLAGDVRDGDTVHVDVADGGEYLDINAV